CCCTCGAAAGCCGTCGTCATGAACACCCGCACGACCTCCTTCGCCGTCTCCAGGCCCACGACTCGTTGGCCGAGGGAGAGCATGTTCGCATCGTTATGCTGCCGTGCCAGGCGGGCCGTAGTCGCGTCCCAGCACAGCGCGCAGCGGATGCCCCTCACCTTATTGGCCACGATCTGCTCCCCGTTTCCGGAGCCGCCGAGCACTATGCCCCGGTCGAATTCTCCCCGCGCGACCGCCTCGGCGACGGGCCGTATGTAGTCCGGGTAGTCGACCGCTTCCTCGCTGTTGGTGCCGAAGTCCGTCACCTCGTGCCCCATCTCCCGCAAGAGGTCCACGAAGACGGCCTTATAAGCCACCCCGGCGTGGTCGGACCCGATCGCTACCCTCATCGGGAGGCCGGCGCCCCTGTTGCCGCGGCGATCTCGGGCGGAGGGATGGCTCCCTCGCGCAGCACCACGGGCGGCGACACCGTGCAGTCGACGATCGTCGAAGGACGACCCTTCGGGCAGGCGCCGCCGTCGAGCACGAGGTCGACCGCCTCACCCAGCGCCTCCAGGACGTCCCTCGCCGTGACCGGCTCCGGGCCGCCGCTGAGGTTCGCGCTCGTCCCCGTGACCGGCTTCCCGAGGCCCTTGACCACCGCCAGCGCGACCGGATGGTCAGGCGCCCGCAGCGCTACCGTATCGCCGCCCGCGAGCGCCGCCGACTCGAAGTCCGGGCGCCGCTTCACCACGAGGGTCAGCGCCCCCGGCCAGTAGCGCCGCGCCAGCGCCTCGGCCTCAGGCGTCAGTTGGCCGTAGCGGGCTGCCATTTCCAGGCCGGACACGAAGAGCGGCAGCGGCTTGCCGCCCTCGCGGCCCTTCACGTCGAACACCCGCTCGACGGCCGCCGGGTTCGTGGCGTCCGCGGCCAGCGCGTACAATGTATCCGTGGGGAAGGCGACAACGCCGCCTTCCTTCAGCTTTTCGACCGCGAGAGCGACACCGGATTCGGCTTCGATTACGTTGCTCATGAGCCGTCGGGAGCTTGACGCGAGTATATCACGGTGCTAGCCTCTACCCATCCCTGAACCGCGAATCCACCTAAGCATTTGACTGGATCGGCGTCCCACCCCAGCACCTCCGGCGACCAGGAGGTTGCCGCCTACCTGGCGCAGGCCGAGGGCGGCGCCCGGGAGGCAGACGCCCATCCCCGGCCGCGCGAGTCCGTCGTCATCCTCGACTTCGGCTCCCAGTACAGCCTCCTCATCGCCCGCCGCGTCCGCGAGTGTGGCGTGTACTGCGAACTGCTCCCCCACGATGCCCCCTACGAGGAGGTAGCGCGCCTGAACCCGCGCGCCTTCATCCTCTCCGGCGGCCCCGCCAGCGTGTACGAGCCGGGCGCGCCCCAGGCGCCCGCTTACGTTTTCGAGTCCGGCCTGCCGGTCCTTGGCATCTGTTACGGCATGCAGCTGCTCGCTCACCAGCTCGGCGGCAAGGTGACACCGGGCCAGCGCCGGGAGTACGGCCCCGCCACCATAGAAGTGCACGAGCCAGCCGCGCTCTTCCGGTCACTGCCGACTTCCTTGCCGGTGTGGATGAGCCACGGCGATCACGTCAGCCAGCTTCCGCCCGGCTTCCGCCAGCTCGCCAGCTCCGCAAACTCGCCTTACGCCGCCATCGGCGACGGCCGCGGACGCATCGGCATCCAGTTCCACCCGGAGGTAGTGCACACGCCCCAGGGGACCGAAATGCTCCGCAACTTCCTCTTCGACGTTGCCCATTGCGAGGGCGGTTGGACCGCGAAGTCCATCGTCGCCGCCGCCGTCGAGCAAGTCCGGCGCCAGGTCGGCGATGGCAAGGCGATCTGCGCCCTCTCCGGCGGCGTCGACTCTGCCGTGGCCGCCGCGATCACTTACGCCGCCATCGGAGACCAGCTCACCTGCGTCTTCGTGAACAACGGTGTCATGCGCCGCGGCGAGCCCGAGCAGGTGCGCGAGACCTTCGAGCGCCATATGGGCATGAAGCTCATCTTCCTGGACGAAAGCCGCCGCTTCTTCGAGCAGCTCCGCGGCGTCACCGACCCGGAGACCAAGCGCAAGCGCATCGGCGAGACCTTCGTCCGCGTCTTTGAGGAGACCGCCGCCGAATTCGGCCACATCGACTTCATGGTCCAGGGCACAACATACCCGGACGTCATCGAGAGCGGGCAGACGGCATCGAAGGGCTCAGCCGCCCGCGTGATCAAGACCCACCACAACGTCGGCGGGCTGCCGGAGGACATGGTGCTGCAGCTCGTCGAGCCGCTGCGCTACCTCTTCAAGGACGAAGTCCGCAAAGCCGGCCTGGAGCTCGGCCTGCCCGAAGAAATCGTCAACCGTCATCCTTTCCCGGGGCCAGGGCTTGCGATCAGGATCATCGGCGAGGTCACGCCGGAAAAGGTCGCCACCCTCCAGGCAGCCGACGCGATCGTGATGGAGGAGGTCCGCGCCGCCGGCCTCTACGACGACCTCTGGCAAGCATTTGCCGTCCTTACCGGCACCCGCAGCGTCGGCGTCCAGGGGGACTACCGCACCTACGGCAACGTCATCGCCCTCCGCGCCGTCACCGCGGACGACGCCATGACCGCGGACTGGGCCCGCCTCCCCTACGACCTCCTCGCCCGCATCTCGAACCGCATCGTGAATGAGGTCCCGGACGTAAACCGTGTCGTCTACGACATCACCTCGAAGCCGCCCGGCACAATCGAGTGGGAGTGACGTTGTAGCATGCTACAACATCACGTAGGATCGCCTCGTGATCTCTACTGAAGGTATGCTTACCGTCCACGAAGCCGCAAAGCGTCTCAACAGGTCGACGGAGCAGGTCCGCCGCTACCTGCGGGAGGGCAAGCTCAAGGGCCAGCGCATCGGCAACCAGTGGTTCGTCGATGAAAAAGACCTGGGGAATGCCACCAGCGCGGCGAAGCATCGTCCCCTCATTCCACTGGAGGTGCAGGAGCGGGCTCGCCAGAGTCGGGAGGCAATATTCAAGAGGACCGGCATCCTGTTTGACGTAGTTGCCGATCTTCACGCCGACAGAGAGGCCCGCTGATCGAGTATTCCATCGACGCTAGCACCGTACTTGCCTACGTCCTGCGCGAGGCCCACACTCGGGCCGTGGCTGCCTTCTTAGAGGCCCTCGCCGACTCTGACCGGCTCTTTGCTCCCGGCCTCCTGCTCGCCGAGTGCACTTCTGTCCTCCGGAGAAAGGTCCACGGCAGGATACTCACTGACGAGGAAGCTGCGACCGCGCTCGAGGTCGCCCTGTCTCTGCCGATAACTACAGTCCTCGAAGTGGAACAGCACAGGCTAGCCATGACGTTCTCCGCCCGCCGGAACAAATCCAGGGCCTACGACGAGCACTATCTTGCCGTCGCCGCCCTTTCCGGCACCGAGATAGTGACGATTGATGGCGGCATGTACCAGGGCGCAGTAGAGATGGGGATACCGGCGAGGCTGCTTAGATGAACGTACTCCTCATCGGCGGTGGCGGCCGCGAGCACGCCATCGCCTGGA
This DNA window, taken from Dehalococcoidia bacterium, encodes the following:
- a CDS encoding helix-turn-helix domain-containing protein encodes the protein MLTVHEAAKRLNRSTEQVRRYLREGKLKGQRIGNQWFVDEKDLGNATSAAKHRPLIPLEVQERARQSREAIFKRTGILFDVVADLHADREAR
- a CDS encoding L-threonylcarbamoyladenylate synthase gives rise to the protein MSNVIEAESGVALAVEKLKEGGVVAFPTDTLYALAADATNPAAVERVFDVKGREGGKPLPLFVSGLEMAARYGQLTPEAEALARRYWPGALTLVVKRRPDFESAALAGGDTVALRAPDHPVALAVVKGLGKPVTGTSANLSGGPEPVTARDVLEALGEAVDLVLDGGACPKGRPSTIVDCTVSPPVVLREGAIPPPEIAAATGAPASR
- the rpiB gene encoding ribose 5-phosphate isomerase B — its product is MRVAIGSDHAGVAYKAVFVDLLREMGHEVTDFGTNSEEAVDYPDYIRPVAEAVARGEFDRGIVLGGSGNGEQIVANKVRGIRCALCWDATTARLARQHNDANMLSLGQRVVGLETAKEVVRVFMTTAFEGGRHTARIGKIEPQ
- a CDS encoding type II toxin-antitoxin system VapC family toxin, whose protein sequence is MDASTVLAYVLREAHTRAVAAFLEALADSDRLFAPGLLLAECTSVLRRKVHGRILTDEEAATALEVALSLPITTVLEVEQHRLAMTFSARRNKSRAYDEHYLAVAALSGTEIVTIDGGMYQGAVEMGIPARLLR
- the guaA gene encoding glutamine-hydrolyzing GMP synthase — its product is MAQAEGGAREADAHPRPRESVVILDFGSQYSLLIARRVRECGVYCELLPHDAPYEEVARLNPRAFILSGGPASVYEPGAPQAPAYVFESGLPVLGICYGMQLLAHQLGGKVTPGQRREYGPATIEVHEPAALFRSLPTSLPVWMSHGDHVSQLPPGFRQLASSANSPYAAIGDGRGRIGIQFHPEVVHTPQGTEMLRNFLFDVAHCEGGWTAKSIVAAAVEQVRRQVGDGKAICALSGGVDSAVAAAITYAAIGDQLTCVFVNNGVMRRGEPEQVRETFERHMGMKLIFLDESRRFFEQLRGVTDPETKRKRIGETFVRVFEETAAEFGHIDFMVQGTTYPDVIESGQTASKGSAARVIKTHHNVGGLPEDMVLQLVEPLRYLFKDEVRKAGLELGLPEEIVNRHPFPGPGLAIRIIGEVTPEKVATLQAADAIVMEEVRAAGLYDDLWQAFAVLTGTRSVGVQGDYRTYGNVIALRAVTADDAMTADWARLPYDLLARISNRIVNEVPDVNRVVYDITSKPPGTIEWE